The Planococcus versutus genome contains a region encoding:
- a CDS encoding GNAT family N-acetyltransferase, with amino-acid sequence MTVLLEKKYIPLANYFAGATNSSIKLTFSEIEQIMGQNLPNAAYLNKSWWKKVKAPAKHFHAWLDAGYYVSNVEPDRFVVFERIDASTGNGIDDDDDDQDILLIRTAEHGDARTLAALQKLVESESDFMLYAKDERTQSTQKVRKQIIEWKQSGHSVIIVAILNGQHVGFLTIMGNDAKRAAHRATIDLGLQKDAQGKGIAQSLLKKAEEWARAKEITRLEVTVVEENEAARKLYEKTGFHSEGIREKSMMIDDKPHNELYLTKFLN; translated from the coding sequence GTGACCGTTTTATTGGAAAAGAAATACATTCCTCTAGCTAATTATTTTGCTGGAGCAACGAATTCTTCAATAAAGTTAACATTTTCTGAAATCGAACAAATTATGGGACAAAATCTGCCCAATGCTGCTTACTTGAATAAAAGTTGGTGGAAAAAGGTAAAAGCTCCAGCTAAACATTTTCATGCATGGCTAGACGCGGGTTATTATGTTAGCAATGTAGAACCAGATCGCTTTGTCGTTTTTGAAAGAATTGATGCCTCAACTGGCAATGGAATAGACGATGACGATGATGATCAAGATATTTTATTGATTCGAACAGCAGAGCACGGCGATGCTCGGACTCTTGCTGCTTTGCAAAAATTGGTTGAGTCAGAGTCTGATTTCATGCTCTACGCAAAAGATGAACGTACACAGTCTACTCAAAAAGTTCGCAAGCAAATCATTGAATGGAAACAAAGTGGCCACTCTGTCATCATTGTCGCAATTTTAAATGGTCAACACGTCGGTTTCTTAACAATTATGGGAAATGACGCAAAACGCGCAGCACATCGAGCAACCATCGACCTTGGACTTCAGAAAGATGCTCAAGGAAAAGGAATAGCTCAGTCTCTCCTAAAAAAAGCAGAGGAATGGGCAAGAGCAAAAGAAATTACTCGACTTGAAGTAACGGTCGTTGAAGAAAATGAAGCTGCTCGGAAACTATATGAAAAAACTGGATTCCATTCGGAAGGGATTCGTGAAAAATCGATGATGATTGATGACAAACCGCATAATGAATTATATTTAACTAAGTTTTTAAACTAA
- a CDS encoding DsbA family oxidoreductase, with protein MRIEVWSDYVCPFCYIGKRTLEKALVQSGFESQADVSYKAYQLNPDTPVDSVVSTYDSLVNKFGKTIEQAKEMTEGIAQHARSVGLEYDFDNMVEANTLAAHRLVKWAKTYEKDGELTEKLMDEYFIQAKNVGNYEVLVASAESIGLPGDEAKKVLESDRFMAQVQVDIAEAGQIGVQGVPFFVVNRKYALSGAQPVEAFVEALEQIAEEEGLRPELKSLGKKTSYCTGDSCDGI; from the coding sequence ATGAGAATTGAAGTTTGGTCAGATTATGTGTGCCCATTCTGTTATATTGGTAAACGCACATTAGAAAAAGCACTGGTTCAATCAGGATTTGAAAGTCAAGCAGATGTTTCGTACAAAGCTTATCAATTAAATCCCGACACGCCAGTTGATTCGGTTGTATCAACTTATGACAGCTTAGTTAATAAATTCGGCAAGACGATAGAACAAGCAAAAGAAATGACTGAAGGAATCGCACAACATGCTCGATCAGTTGGGTTGGAATATGATTTCGATAATATGGTCGAAGCAAATACTTTAGCAGCTCATCGTCTCGTGAAATGGGCTAAAACGTATGAAAAAGATGGAGAACTTACAGAAAAGCTGATGGATGAATATTTTATTCAAGCGAAAAATGTAGGCAACTACGAAGTGTTAGTTGCCAGTGCTGAATCGATTGGCTTACCAGGAGACGAAGCGAAAAAAGTGCTGGAATCAGATCGGTTTATGGCACAAGTTCAAGTAGACATCGCTGAAGCCGGTCAAATTGGTGTACAAGGTGTACCGTTTTTTGTTGTGAACCGTAAATATGCACTATCGGGTGCTCAACCTGTAGAAGCTTTTGTGGAAGCATTAGAGCAAATTGCTGAAGAAGAAGGACTACGTCCAGAGCTAAAATCGCTTGGCAAAAAAACAAGTTATTGCACAGGCGATTCATGTGATGGAATTTAA
- a CDS encoding FAD-dependent oxidoreductase, producing the protein MKHAHNSQVPQEQKSFWREYKDIPSYPALQENESTDIAVVGGGMAGIISAYLLAKAGRQVTLIEAGKLVDGVTGKTTAKISAQHGLYYDSMIQVAGEAQAKLYYQANMDALTFIEETAKELSIDCDFSHHNAFVYAQTAAGAKLVEKEAEAYRRLGIDGELAKEEVELPFSVEEALVMRNQAQFHPVKFLAGLVKEIERLGGKIYEQTRAMKILSKHDPVIQTENLSHLSCNKVIVASHYPFNDFDGLYFSRLSVNRSYAIAAKVSGEIPNDMYISGDMPSRSLRYALGEDGEKLLLIGGEGHTTGKSSSDTMEHYYNLEKFGDEYFGIKEIPYRWSSQDMTTLDKIPYIGTITAGYENILVATGFNKWGMSNGALAGMLLSDQVLGKENQYAPVFDPTRTKLKPKDAASFAKDNASVAKALVTGKLKRASKTVDDLGKDEGSLVKVGKKKAGGYRDEYGQVHLVDTACTHMGCDVKWNDAERSWDCPCHGSRFSYTGDVLNGPAVKPLKKIEQE; encoded by the coding sequence GTGAAGCATGCTCACAATAGTCAAGTTCCGCAAGAACAGAAATCATTTTGGAGAGAATATAAAGACATTCCAAGCTATCCCGCGTTGCAAGAAAACGAGTCAACCGATATCGCAGTTGTTGGTGGAGGAATGGCAGGGATTATTAGTGCCTATTTATTAGCAAAAGCTGGACGACAAGTCACTTTGATCGAAGCTGGAAAATTAGTTGATGGTGTAACAGGAAAGACCACTGCTAAAATTTCAGCACAACACGGTTTGTATTATGATTCTATGATTCAAGTAGCAGGAGAAGCACAAGCTAAGTTGTATTATCAAGCCAATATGGATGCTTTGACGTTTATTGAAGAAACTGCTAAAGAGTTATCGATTGATTGTGATTTTTCTCATCACAATGCCTTTGTTTATGCTCAAACGGCAGCAGGAGCTAAACTTGTTGAAAAAGAAGCTGAAGCTTATAGACGTTTAGGCATTGACGGTGAATTAGCAAAAGAGGAAGTAGAATTACCGTTTTCCGTAGAAGAGGCATTGGTAATGCGCAATCAAGCTCAATTTCATCCTGTTAAATTTCTAGCAGGATTGGTGAAAGAAATTGAACGGCTCGGCGGGAAAATATATGAACAAACGCGAGCAATGAAAATTCTAAGCAAACACGATCCGGTCATTCAAACTGAAAATTTGTCTCATTTGTCATGCAATAAGGTCATTGTTGCTAGCCACTATCCATTTAACGACTTTGATGGACTGTATTTTTCACGGTTGTCGGTTAATCGCTCCTATGCGATTGCGGCTAAAGTGAGCGGCGAGATTCCAAATGACATGTATATTAGTGGAGACATGCCTTCTCGTTCTTTACGCTATGCATTAGGAGAAGATGGTGAAAAGCTCTTGTTAATAGGTGGCGAAGGTCATACAACTGGCAAAAGCTCAAGTGATACCATGGAACATTATTACAACCTTGAAAAATTTGGTGACGAGTATTTTGGTATTAAAGAAATTCCCTATCGCTGGTCGTCTCAAGACATGACAACACTCGACAAAATTCCCTATATTGGAACAATTACAGCCGGATATGAAAATATACTAGTAGCTACTGGTTTCAACAAGTGGGGAATGTCAAACGGTGCATTGGCGGGTATGCTGTTATCTGATCAAGTGCTAGGCAAAGAAAATCAATACGCACCAGTTTTTGATCCAACACGTACAAAGTTAAAACCCAAAGATGCTGCAAGTTTTGCGAAAGACAATGCCTCGGTTGCAAAGGCGCTAGTCACTGGCAAGCTCAAAAGAGCTTCTAAAACAGTTGATGACTTGGGCAAAGATGAAGGTTCGTTGGTCAAAGTTGGTAAGAAAAAAGCAGGTGGGTACCGTGATGAGTACGGTCAAGTCCATCTAGTGGATACCGCATGTACGCATATGGGCTGTGATGTTAAGTGGAACGATGCAGAACGTTCATGGGATTGCCCATGTCATGGATCACGTTTTTCCTATACAGGAGACGTTTTAAACGGACCAGCTGTAAAGCCATTGAAGAAAATAGAACAAGAATAA
- a CDS encoding manganese-dependent inorganic pyrophosphatase has protein sequence MSNVLVLGHKNPDTDSICSAISYAYLKNEMGMVAEPIRLGEVNNETLFALETFKFEQPRLVTHVAKEVTQVILVDHNERQQSAEDLDEVQVIEVVDHHRIANFETTDPLYFRAEPVGCTTTIILKLFKENGVEVPSNIAGLMLSAIISDSLLFKSPTCTQQDIDAATELAKIANVDAQNYGLDLLKAGADLSNKTLEDLISIDSKEFEAGDHRFEIAQVNAIDVEEVMARQKELEVLMENTIVTKGLGLFLFVVTDILNNNSVAIVLGERAGIIERAFQSSVVDHRVLLPGVVSRKKQIVPVITEALS, from the coding sequence ATGTCAAACGTTTTAGTATTAGGTCATAAAAACCCGGACACGGATTCAATTTGCTCGGCTATTTCATATGCATATTTAAAAAATGAAATGGGCATGGTTGCAGAACCTATTCGCTTAGGTGAAGTAAATAACGAAACATTATTTGCTTTGGAAACTTTTAAGTTTGAACAACCAAGACTTGTGACGCACGTGGCTAAAGAAGTTACACAAGTCATTTTAGTAGATCATAACGAACGTCAACAAAGCGCGGAAGACTTAGATGAAGTTCAAGTTATTGAAGTGGTAGATCATCATCGCATTGCTAATTTCGAGACGACAGATCCATTGTATTTTCGTGCAGAACCGGTTGGCTGCACAACAACTATTATTCTTAAGTTGTTTAAAGAAAATGGCGTAGAAGTTCCTTCTAACATCGCGGGATTGATGTTGTCTGCTATTATTTCGGATTCTCTTTTATTCAAATCACCCACATGCACACAGCAAGATATAGATGCAGCTACTGAACTCGCTAAAATTGCCAATGTGGATGCACAAAATTATGGCCTCGATCTATTAAAAGCAGGTGCCGATTTAAGCAATAAAACATTGGAAGACTTGATTTCCATAGATTCTAAAGAATTCGAAGCCGGCGATCACCGATTTGAAATTGCTCAAGTTAATGCCATTGATGTTGAAGAAGTAATGGCTCGCCAAAAAGAACTTGAAGTATTGATGGAAAATACTATTGTAACTAAAGGATTAGGGCTCTTCCTGTTCGTAGTTACGGATATTCTTAACAACAATTCAGTAGCCATTGTTCTTGGTGAAAGAGCTGGGATTATCGAAAGAGCATTTCAATCAAGTGTCGTGGATCACCGCGTCTTGTTGCCGGGTGTTGTGTCACGTAAAAAGCAAATCGTTCCTGTTATTACAGAAGCATTAAGCTGA
- a CDS encoding FMN-dependent NADH-azoreductase: protein MTNVLVVKANNRPASEGVTSKMYEVFMDAIGMDTELDINTFDVFKEDMPYFGQDFFDAMKKSAQAEPMTELEQRILTAANKAMDAFMEADVVVFAFPLWNKTIPAPLQTFIDYVYRAGVTFKYTPEGPVGLVPEKKVIILNARGGVYSTPEMAPAEMSVNYIRLIMDFFGITDIEEVIIEGHNMYPDRAEEIKAEGMQRVEQAANSLVKVHA, encoded by the coding sequence ATGACAAACGTTTTAGTAGTAAAAGCAAATAACCGCCCAGCATCTGAAGGAGTTACAAGCAAAATGTACGAAGTATTTATGGATGCAATCGGTATGGATACGGAGTTAGATATTAATACTTTTGATGTATTCAAAGAAGATATGCCTTATTTTGGTCAAGATTTCTTTGATGCTATGAAAAAGTCTGCACAGGCTGAGCCAATGACTGAGTTAGAGCAACGTATTTTGACTGCGGCAAACAAAGCGATGGATGCATTCATGGAAGCCGATGTTGTTGTTTTTGCATTCCCATTATGGAACAAAACAATTCCCGCGCCATTGCAGACGTTTATCGACTACGTTTACCGTGCGGGTGTAACATTCAAATACACACCTGAAGGCCCAGTGGGTCTAGTACCAGAGAAAAAAGTCATCATTTTGAATGCTCGTGGCGGAGTTTATTCAACACCTGAAATGGCTCCTGCTGAAATGAGTGTCAACTACATTCGGTTGATTATGGATTTCTTCGGCATCACTGACATTGAAGAAGTCATCATCGAGGGGCATAATATGTATCCTGATCGCGCTGAAGAAATCAAAGCCGAGGGAATGCAACGTGTAGAACAAGCTGCAAACTCGTTAGTTAAAGTACATGCATAA
- a CDS encoding YceI family protein, with protein MKKWTVDTAHSEIGFSVKHMMISKVKGSFTSYEATIEANEEDLQGALIDFKIDVDSINTKNKDRDAHLRSADFFDAEQFPHITFKANEIIKKADKYEMTGDLTMKGVTRPATFEVEYNGKATDPWGSEVVAFDVEGKVNRKDFGLTWNQALETGGVMVGEDIKITLAIEAKPAE; from the coding sequence ATGAAAAAATGGACAGTAGACACAGCACATTCAGAAATTGGGTTTTCAGTAAAACACATGATGATTTCAAAAGTAAAAGGTTCTTTTACATCGTACGAGGCAACAATTGAAGCGAACGAAGAAGACTTGCAAGGCGCATTGATCGACTTTAAGATTGATGTAGATAGCATCAACACAAAAAACAAAGACCGCGACGCTCACTTGCGTTCAGCAGATTTCTTTGACGCTGAACAGTTCCCACACATTACGTTCAAAGCAAACGAGATCATAAAAAAAGCCGACAAGTACGAAATGACTGGCGATCTTACAATGAAAGGCGTTACACGTCCAGCAACTTTTGAAGTAGAGTACAATGGAAAAGCAACAGATCCATGGGGTTCCGAAGTTGTGGCATTTGACGTTGAAGGCAAAGTAAACCGTAAAGATTTCGGTCTTACATGGAACCAAGCGCTTGAAACTGGTGGCGTAATGGTTGGCGAAGACATCAAAATCACTTTAGCAATTGAAGCTAAACCTGCTGAATAA